One genomic window of Lepeophtheirus salmonis chromosome 5, UVic_Lsal_1.4, whole genome shotgun sequence includes the following:
- the LOC121117903 gene encoding uncharacterized protein: MKEAEALKARLEREKQELRDYIEKDNKALQEKMDKEEEDRRKKEAELKDRLKEQQQASENEVIQLYKKMANENRDRKMEIDELRDKLNAEKEEMRLKLEQEKEDLRNKLMKENMDLKNKLENQNKNLSDQMDNSNNNHTSRINDLSSKLAKMNKDSDNTLSDLRSQFYNNIHSLRNSISKPLSVLFDAFRTEDYDEGGEGYLTFQGLQVNLGGGMDTKSGVFTAPFPGVYSFTIHVCTADHNKALLSLRHNGNQVASFYDQNHESNHKNSMVGQSIIVDLEIGDKIQVYLYTNTGLMDKKNNHLTHFTGMYLRPKNFMLDEEGPSLTNGSG, encoded by the coding sequence ATGAAAGAAGCAGAGGCCCTGAAGGCTCGTCTTGAGAGGGAAAAACAAGAGCTAAGGGACTATATTGAGAAGGACAATAAAGCTCTCCAAGAGAAAATggacaaagaagaagaagaccGAAGGAAAAAGGAAGCGGAGTTGAAAGATCGACTCAAGGAACAGCAACAAGCATCCGAGAACGAAGTCATTCAACTATACAAGAAAATGGCGAATGAAAATCGTGACCGAAAGATGGAAATTGATGAACTTCGTGATAAACTCAATGCCGAAAAGGAAGAAATGAGACTCAAGTTGGAACAAGAGAAAGAGGACCTACGAAATAAACTCATGAAGGAAAACATGGATTTGAAGAACAAattagaaaatcaaaataagaatCTGTCAGATCAAATGGACAACTCCAATAACAACCATACCAGCCGTATCAATGACCTATCCTCCAAACTTGCTAAAATGAACAAGGACTCTGACAACACCCTCTCTGATCTCCGCTCTCAATTCTACAACAATATTCACAGTTTACGAAACTCCATTTCCAAACCCCTTTCAGTTCTATTTGATGCGTTCAGAACTGAGGACTATGATGAGGGAGGTGAAGGCTATCTAACATTCCAAGGCCTACAAGTCAATCTGGGTGGAGGAATGGATACGAAATCTGGTGTATTTACAGCACCATTTCCTGGTGTCTATTCCTTCACAATCCATGTATGTACAGCTGATCATAACAAAGCACTTTTATCTCTTCGTCATAATGGAAATCAAGTTGCGTCCTTTTATGATCAAAATCATGAGTCTAATCATAAAAACTCCATGGTGGGACAAAGTATCATTGTGGATTTGGAGATTGGGGATAAGATACAAGTGTATCTGTATACGAATACGGGTCTTATGGACAAAAAGAATAATCATTTGACACATTTCACTGGTATGTACCTTAGACCCAAGAACTTTATGTTGGATGAAGAGGGTCCATCTCTAACAAATGGAAGTGGATAG